DNA from Acidobacteriota bacterium:
CGGTCTGCCCGGCCGACGCTGTGGCGGAACATCCCCTGGGCGTAGAAGGACGCGGCGCGGTTGGGCAGGAAGCCGGGATAGAGCAGGTGGATGATGTCGTGGATCGTGACCACGGTCGGGCAGGGTACGACGGCGGGCAGGACGTAGTGGGTAGCGTGGTAGAGGTCCAGCCGGGACCGCCAGATGCGCCAGCTCATCAGTCCGATCTCGCGCAGCGAGTAGACGGGCGAGCGCTCGACGACGCAGCGGAAGTTCGGCGGCAGGTCGAGGGCGAAGTCCCGGTCCTCGGGCCGCACGAACAGGATGTACTCGTTGCCGGTGGGCGTCCCGCTCGCGCCTTCGATGCGGGCCAGACCGTGGATGAGGTTCGTCACGTAGACCCCGATGCCGAAGTCCCGCACTTTCCGGGCGTCGATGCCGATCCTGGGCACGGGGCAAGCCTAGCGCCGCCAATGCGCGAAGGCGTTGACAAGTGGCGGCAACGACTCGTAGCCTCTGGGGTTTGCGCGCTTGCGCCTCGCCGGAGTCGCGGCGGACCATCGGAGAGGCGACTCGCAGAGGTGACTCGCGGTTCGAGACGGCGGACGCCTGACGGTGAAATCGGATGCACCTGCAGCTCGACCAAGCCCGTAACGGCCCCCTCCGCTGGCGCGATGCCGTCAGCGTGGCGGCAGCCGACCTGCGCCGGGACGAGGCGCTCGTTCCGGGCAGTGTCGACTGCGAGGGCAGCCTGACCTTTACCGGACCGGACTTTCTGCTGCAGACGCGGCTGCGCTATCGCCACCGACTTCGCTGTGACCGTTGTCTGACCCGGTACGAGGAGGATGTCGACCTGCCGCTCGCCTTCGTCGTGACGGCAGCCGTCGTGGACGGTCCGCCGGCTGCGGACGGCGCCGGGGACGCCCACGGCGCCCGCGAACTGGAGGCGGAGGATCTCTCGACCCTCGCTGCGGTCGACGGCGCCGTCGACCTGTTCCGGCTGGTTTGCGAACAGGTCGAACTCAACGTCCCGATGAAACCGACGTGCGACCCGGGGTGCCGGGGCCTGTGCCCGCAGTGCGGAGTCGACCGGAACCGGAAGGCCTGCGCCTGCGTCGCGGAGCGCGTCGATCCCCGCTGGGCCGGCCTTGAGGCGGTCCGCGAACGGCTTACCGATAATCTGTCCAGCTAGCCAGGAATCCAGGAAAGGAATAGAAGGAATGGCCAATCCCAAACGGCGGCACTCGAAGGCCCGCCGGGACCGGCGACGGTCCCATGACGGCCTGAGGCGTCCCGCCGCCTCAATCTGTCCGAACTGCGGCGAAATGAAACTGCCGCATCGCGCCTGCAGCCACTGCGGCTACTACCGCGGGCGTGACGTGATCGAGGTCGAGGACGTTCTCTAGGAGTCCGACGCCGCCGGCGCCGCGGTCCCGATGACGAATCGATCCCCTGCACCCGAGCCGACGGTGATCGCCGTCGACGCGATGGGCGGCGATCACGCGCCACGGGCCGTGGTCGAGGGAGCGCTGCTGGCCGCGCAGGAGCGCGGCCTTCGGTTGCTCCTGGTCGGCCGGCGGGATGACCTGGAACGGGAGATCGAGGAACTCGAATCCGTCGTGGCCGACCTCGACCGGATCGAGATCGTTCACGCCCGCGAAGTCGTCGGCATGGGCGAGTCGGCCCTGGCGGTGCGCCGGAAGCGGGATTCCTCGGTCCGGGTCTGCGCCCGCCTGGTGAGGGAAGGTCGGGCCGCGGCGATGCTGACGGCCGGCAACACGGGCGCCGCCCTGGTCGCCGGCAAGATGGTCATCGGCGTGGCACCGGGGGTCGATCGGCCGGCCCTGGCCGTCGTTCTGCCGCGCCGCGACGGCAGCACGATCCTGCTCGACGCAGGCGCCAACGTGGATTCCAAGCTCCATCAACTCCGCCAGTTCGCGGTGATGGGGCACTACCTCGCGGAGCAGCTCCTGCGCCTCGAGTCGCCGCGGATCGGCCTGCTGTCGATCGGCGAGGAGGTGGGCAAGGGAACGGAACTCGTCCGCGAGGTGTTCAAGGCGCTCGACGCCACGGGCCTCAACTTCGTCGGCAACGTCGAGGGCGGCGACGTGTTCAACGGCGCCGTCGATGTCGTCGTCTGCGACGGTTTCGTCGGCAACGCGATCCTCAAGAGCGCCGAGTCCCTGGGCGAGTTCGTGAGCGGACAGTTGCGCCAGGAGATGGGAAGTACGTGGCGAGCGCGCTGCGGCTATCTGCTGGCGCGGCCGGCCTTCGAGCGCTTCAAGCGCCGCCTCGACTACAGCGAATACGGCGGCGCGCCGCTGCTGGGGCTGCGGGGCGGCTGCTTCGTTGCCCACGGTCGGTCTTCCGCGCACGCGATCCACAGCGCCGTGCGGCGGGCGGTAGAGTTCTGCGAAGCGGGCATTCACCTCAAGGTCAGCGCGAAGCTCGCCGAGGTCGCGTACGAAACGCGCTCGAAGGCGGTGGTGGCGGGATGACGAACGGTCTGCAGGGAGACTCCTCGAACGGGGCGCGCCGGGTCCGGATTGCCGGTACGGGCCGCTCGGTGCCCGATCGGATCCTGACCAACGCCGACCTGGAGCGCATCGTCGACACGTCGAACGACTGGATCATCGCGCGCACCGGCATCGAGGAACGCCGGGTCGCGTCCGACGAGGAGTACACCTCGGTCTTCGCCGTCGACGCCGCCCGCAAGGCAATGGAGATGGCCGCCGTCGAGGCGTCGGACGTCGATCTCGTCCTGATCTCAACGGTAACCCCGGACATGCCGTTCCCGGCCACGGCCTGCCTGGTGCAGGAAGAACTCGGCGCGAAGGACGCCACCGCCTTCGACCTGAACGCCGGCTGCACGGGGTTCGTTTACGGGCTCTCCGTGGCCCACCAGTACGTATCGAGCGGCGCCGCCTCCACGGCCCTGGTTATCGGGGCCGAGTCGTTGACGAAGTACACGGACTACGAGGACCGTTCGACCTGCGTGCTGTTCGGCGACGGCGCCGGCGCGGTGGTGCTGCGCGGTGAGGATCCGCCGGGGCCCTCCAGCGAGAACGGGCTCGCGGGCATCCTCTCGGTGGCGATCCACAGCGACGGCTCGCTCGCTCATCTGCTCGAGATGCCGGGTGGCGGCAGCCGCAATCCTCCGAATCGTCCCGAGACCCTGGAGGCCCGCCTGCCTTTCATCCGAATGCTCGGCAACGAGACCTTCAAGGTCGCCGTGCGCACCCTGGCCGAGGTTTCGGGCGAGGTGCTCGAGGGCGCCGGGCAGCGTCCCGAAGACGTCCGGTGGCTGATACCCCACCAGGCGAACCGCCGGATCATCGACGCCGTGGGTCGCAGGATCGACGTGCCGGCCGACCGCGTCTACGTCAACGTCGAGCGCTACGGCAACACGTCGGCCGCCTCCATCCCGATCGCCCTCGACGAACTGAATCGCGACGGCCGGATCGATCCCGGCGACCTGGTCCTGATGGCGGCCTTTGGCGCGGGCCTCACCTGGGGCGCGGCCGCGGTGCGTTTCTAGGGCGCGCCTGGGGGCCGGTCGACATGAGCGGGGTGGCGTACGTCTTTCCGGGCCAGGGCTCGCAGCGGGTCGGCATGGGCCGGGCGTTGGCCTTCACCTTTCCCGAGGCGCGGGCGGTGTTCGAGGAGGCCGATGACACGCTCGGCTTCTCGTTGTCGGGGCTCTGCTTCGAGGGTCCGGAGGACGAACTCCAGTTGACCGCGAACACTCAACCTGCGATCGTCGCGATGTCGGTCGCCGTGCTGCGTTGCTATCTGGCGCAGGATCCTCCGGCTGAGGCGCCGGCCTTCGTCGCCGGTCACAGCCTGGGCGAGTACTCGGCCCTGGTGGCGGCCGGAGCCCTCGAACTGGCCGACGCCCTGCGGCTGGTCCGGGCCCGCGGCGAGGCGATGCAGCAGGCGGTGCCGGTCGGCGAGGGCGCCATGGCCGCGATTCTCGGGTTGAGCGAGGAGGACACCGCCGCGGTGGCGGCACAGGCGGCGAACGACACCGGCGGCGTCTGCCAGCTCGCGAACCTGAACGCGCCGGGGCAGATCGTGATCGCCGGGGCGGCCGGCGCCGTCGACAGGGCCGTGGAGCTGGCGGCTGAGCGGGGCGCGCGGCGGGCCATCCCGCTGCCCGTGTCGGCTCCCTTCCACTGTGCCCTGATGGCGCCGGCTCGCGCTGCGATGGAACCCTTGATCCGGGACGTACCGATGGCGGATCCGGAGGTCCCGGTCGTCTGCAACGTGGATGCGGAGGAAGTGACGACCGCGGCGGCGGCCCGGGACGCGCTGGTCCGGCAGATCGATGGCGCCGTGCGCTGGTCGGAGTCGGTGGCCCTGATGGCTACCCGAGGCGTCGAGAGGCTGGTCGAGATCGGCCCGGGCAAGGTGCTTTCCGGGCTCGCGCGCCGCATCGAGCGCGGCCTGAAGGTCCGGGCGGTCGCCGAACCGAAGGACCTCGCCGCGTGAGCGTCTTCGACCTGACAGGCAGAACCGCGCTGGTCACCGGCGCCTCGCGCGGCATCGGCCGCGCCGCGGCCCTGCTGCTGGCTCGGCAGGGCGCGCGGGTCGTCCTTGCGGCCCGCAACGAGGAACTCCTCGACGAGGTCGCCGGCGCGGTGCGAACAGGCGGCGGCGAGGCCCATCCGGTGGCCATCGATCTTGCCGATCACGAGTCGATTCCCGCCGCGGTGCGGGGGCTTCCTTCGGAGTTCGCGGCCGTCGACATCCTGGTGAACAACGCGGGCATCACGGCCGACAACCTGCTGGCGAGGATGACCCTGGAACAGTGGCAGCGGGTGCTGGACGTGAACCTGACCGGCGCCTTCGTCCTGACCAAGGCTCTGGTCCGCGGCATGATGCGACGCCGCCATGGCCGGGTGGTGTCCGTGTCTTCGGTTGCAGGGGTCGTCGGTAACGCGGGCCAGGCGAACTACGCCGCTTCCAAGGCCGGGCTGATCGGGTTCAGCAAGTCGCTCGCGCGGGAGCTTCTGAGCCGCGGGATCACGGTCAACGTGGTGGCGCCGGGCTTCATCGAAACGGACATGACCGCGGCCCTGCCGGACGGAGCAGGCGAGCGCTTCCTGGATCAGCACGGCCTGATGCGCCTGGGCACGGTGGAGGACATCGCGGCGGCGGTGCTGTACCTGGCGAGCGATGAGGCGTCCTACGTGACGGGCGAGGTGCTGAGCGTCAGCGGGGGCATGACGTAGAAGCTCTCAAGCGGAGCCGGCCTGGGGCCGGCGTTCTCTTCCCCGGGTCAGAAGACCCGGGGCCACACGCCTGCGGCGGCGGCGGGTCAGAAGACCCGCGCACCTGGCATTGGACGGATGGCCCCGGTGGTGGCATAGTCTTCCTTCCGCCCGCGGGTTCAGGACGCCCAACCCGCGCTAACTCCCCAGAGAGGAACCAGAATGTCCGTAGTCGAAAAGGTCAACAGCATCATCGTCGAGCAGCTCGGAGTCGATGCCGACGAAGTCACTCCTGAGGCCAGCTTCACTGACGACCTCGGTGCAGACTCGCTCGACATCGTCGAGTTGGTCATGGCCTTCGAGGAGGAGTTCGGGATCGAGATTCCGGACGAGGACGCCGAGAAGATCGGCTCGGTCAAGGAGGCCATCGACTACATTCAGGCCCACGGATCCTCGAACTGATCTCCCTTTGACCGGCGCGGGCCGGTCCAGACCATGAGCGACCGTAGACGCGTCGTCATTACCGGCGTGGGGCTCGTGTCTCCGCTTGGCGTGGGCACGGAGGCGACCTGGTCCGGCCTGATGGAGGGGCGAAGCGGCGTCGGTCCGCTGACGCGGGTCGACGCCGACCTCTACACGACGAAGATCGCCGCCGAAGTGCGGGACTTCGACGCTCAGCGCTTCATGGGCCGCAAGGAGATCCGCCGCGTCGACCTCTTCATCCAGTTCGCCCTCGCCGCCGCGACGCTGGCCCACGAGGATGCCGGGTTCGAGATCGACGACGACAACAGGGACCGGGTCGCCACCGTCGTCGGTTCCGGGATGGGCGGCCTGCCCCTGATCGAGCGCATGCACGGCATCTGGCGCGACCGTGGTCCGCGCCGGGTGTCGCCGTTCTTCATCCCCGGCCTGATCGCGAACATGGCGTCCGGCCAGATCTCGATCCGCTTCGGCGCGCGGGGCCCGAACACCTGCCCGACGACCGCCTGCACGACCGGCCTGCACGGAGTCGGCGATGCGTTCCGGATGATCCAGCACGGCTACGCCGACGCGGCGTTCGCCGGCGGCGCCGAGGCCACGACGTCCGATCTGGCGCTGGCCGGCTTCGGTGCGATGAAGGCCCTGTCGGTGCGCAACGACGAGCCGGAGAAGGCGTCCCGCCCCTGGGACAGGGGCCGCGACGGCTTCGTGCTCGGGGAGGGAGCGGGGATCCTCATCCTGGAAGAGCGTAAGGCGGCACTCGAGCGCGGCGCCCGCGTCTACGCCGAGATCGTCGGTTACGGCATGAGTTCCGACGCCTACCACGTCTCCGCGCCGGAGCCGGAGGGCGACGGCGCCGCCCGGGTGATGCTGGCGGCGCTCGACGACGCGGGGCTGGCGCCCGAGACGGTCGACTACGTCAACGCCCATGGCACGTCGACGCCGCTCGGCGACATCGCCGAGGTCCGTGCGATCAAGCGGGTGTTCGGAGACCATGCCTACCGCCTGGCCGTGTCCTCGACCAAGTCCTCGACCGGTCACCTGCTGGGCGCCGCTGGCGGCGTCGAAGCCGGCATCCTGGCGCTGGCTGTCGATCGGCAGGTGCTGCCGGCGACGCTGAATCTCGACGAGCCCGGCGAGGAGTGCGACCTGGACTTCGTGCCCCACGAGCCGCGCGAAGCGAAGGTCGACGTGGCGCTGACCAACTCCTTCGGCTTCGGCGGCACGAACGGCGCTCTGGTCATGGCACGCGCCTAGCGGACTGCTAGACTCTCCTCACATTCAGTCACAGCAGGTGCCGCGCGCCAGAAAGGAAGTGGACATGGCCCCATCCACCACGTCGAACCCCGTCACCAGGCAGGGAGGTCTGGCCTTGATCGTCGGTGTCATCCTGTCGGTGCTCGCATCGCTCCTCTTTCCCGGGGGCGTAGTGGACCCGGTGGACCAGACCGACTTCCCGGCCGCCCTCGACGCGGCGGCGGCGAACGCCAGCCTCGCGCATCTCGCGTCCATGCTGTCGATCCTCGGGATGTTCCTCTACGGGTACGCCGCTTTCACGTGGCTTCGCCTGGCCCAGCAGGGGCCCGGCGGCTTGTGCCTGCGGCTGGGGGCGTATGTGAGCGTGTTCGGATGGAGCCTCTACGTCGTCGCGATGGGCATGCGGCAGTTCAGCGTTCACCTGATGCAGCGCGGCATGGAGGATTTGGCCCTCGGTACTTACGTGTCGATGGCCGGCATCGTCATCGCGCTGGTTTCCGTCTATCCGATCGGTTCCATTCTGGTGGGCCTCGGCCTTTCCGCCCGCTTCAGCTCGACGAGCATCTTCAAGCTGGCTTCGTACGGATTCGTCCTCCTGGGGGTCCTGGCAATCGTCAA
Protein-coding regions in this window:
- the rpmF gene encoding 50S ribosomal protein L32; protein product: MANPKRRHSKARRDRRRSHDGLRRPAASICPNCGEMKLPHRACSHCGYYRGRDVIEVEDVL
- the plsX gene encoding phosphate acyltransferase PlsX, with the translated sequence MTNRSPAPEPTVIAVDAMGGDHAPRAVVEGALLAAQERGLRLLLVGRRDDLEREIEELESVVADLDRIEIVHAREVVGMGESALAVRRKRDSSVRVCARLVREGRAAAMLTAGNTGAALVAGKMVIGVAPGVDRPALAVVLPRRDGSTILLDAGANVDSKLHQLRQFAVMGHYLAEQLLRLESPRIGLLSIGEEVGKGTELVREVFKALDATGLNFVGNVEGGDVFNGAVDVVVCDGFVGNAILKSAESLGEFVSGQLRQEMGSTWRARCGYLLARPAFERFKRRLDYSEYGGAPLLGLRGGCFVAHGRSSAHAIHSAVRRAVEFCEAGIHLKVSAKLAEVAYETRSKAVVAG
- a CDS encoding acyl carrier protein, yielding MSVVEKVNSIIVEQLGVDADEVTPEASFTDDLGADSLDIVELVMAFEEEFGIEIPDEDAEKIGSVKEAIDYIQAHGSSN
- a CDS encoding ketoacyl-ACP synthase III, with amino-acid sequence MTNGLQGDSSNGARRVRIAGTGRSVPDRILTNADLERIVDTSNDWIIARTGIEERRVASDEEYTSVFAVDAARKAMEMAAVEASDVDLVLISTVTPDMPFPATACLVQEELGAKDATAFDLNAGCTGFVYGLSVAHQYVSSGAASTALVIGAESLTKYTDYEDRSTCVLFGDGAGAVVLRGEDPPGPSSENGLAGILSVAIHSDGSLAHLLEMPGGGSRNPPNRPETLEARLPFIRMLGNETFKVAVRTLAEVSGEVLEGAGQRPEDVRWLIPHQANRRIIDAVGRRIDVPADRVYVNVERYGNTSAASIPIALDELNRDGRIDPGDLVLMAAFGAGLTWGAAAVRF
- the fabD gene encoding ACP S-malonyltransferase, which produces MSGVAYVFPGQGSQRVGMGRALAFTFPEARAVFEEADDTLGFSLSGLCFEGPEDELQLTANTQPAIVAMSVAVLRCYLAQDPPAEAPAFVAGHSLGEYSALVAAGALELADALRLVRARGEAMQQAVPVGEGAMAAILGLSEEDTAAVAAQAANDTGGVCQLANLNAPGQIVIAGAAGAVDRAVELAAERGARRAIPLPVSAPFHCALMAPARAAMEPLIRDVPMADPEVPVVCNVDAEEVTTAAAARDALVRQIDGAVRWSESVALMATRGVERLVEIGPGKVLSGLARRIERGLKVRAVAEPKDLAA
- the fabF gene encoding beta-ketoacyl-ACP synthase II → MSDRRRVVITGVGLVSPLGVGTEATWSGLMEGRSGVGPLTRVDADLYTTKIAAEVRDFDAQRFMGRKEIRRVDLFIQFALAAATLAHEDAGFEIDDDNRDRVATVVGSGMGGLPLIERMHGIWRDRGPRRVSPFFIPGLIANMASGQISIRFGARGPNTCPTTACTTGLHGVGDAFRMIQHGYADAAFAGGAEATTSDLALAGFGAMKALSVRNDEPEKASRPWDRGRDGFVLGEGAGILILEERKAALERGARVYAEIVGYGMSSDAYHVSAPEPEGDGAARVMLAALDDAGLAPETVDYVNAHGTSTPLGDIAEVRAIKRVFGDHAYRLAVSSTKSSTGHLLGAAGGVEAGILALAVDRQVLPATLNLDEPGEECDLDFVPHEPREAKVDVALTNSFGFGGTNGALVMARA
- the fabG gene encoding 3-oxoacyl-[acyl-carrier-protein] reductase encodes the protein MSVFDLTGRTALVTGASRGIGRAAALLLARQGARVVLAARNEELLDEVAGAVRTGGGEAHPVAIDLADHESIPAAVRGLPSEFAAVDILVNNAGITADNLLARMTLEQWQRVLDVNLTGAFVLTKALVRGMMRRRHGRVVSVSSVAGVVGNAGQANYAASKAGLIGFSKSLARELLSRGITVNVVAPGFIETDMTAALPDGAGERFLDQHGLMRLGTVEDIAAAVLYLASDEASYVTGEVLSVSGGMT
- a CDS encoding DUF177 domain-containing protein, which codes for MHLQLDQARNGPLRWRDAVSVAAADLRRDEALVPGSVDCEGSLTFTGPDFLLQTRLRYRHRLRCDRCLTRYEEDVDLPLAFVVTAAVVDGPPAADGAGDAHGARELEAEDLSTLAAVDGAVDLFRLVCEQVELNVPMKPTCDPGCRGLCPQCGVDRNRKACACVAERVDPRWAGLEAVRERLTDNLSS